In a genomic window of Microbacterium amylolyticum:
- a CDS encoding alpha-hydroxy acid oxidase: MVQRQLPNPADVLEYLKIRKPELGKSARLKKALTVYDLRRIAQRRTPAAAFDYTDGAADQELSLQRARQAFEDIEFHPDILRPAEHVDTTTEILGGTSALPFGIAPTGFTRLMQTEGETAGAGAAGAAGIPFTLSTLGTTSIEDVKKANPAGRNWFQLYVLRDREVSYGLVQRAAEAGFDTLQFTVDTPIAGNRMRDSRNGFSIPPALTVKTILDAMPRPWWWYDFLTTPKLEFASLTSTGGTVGELIGQAMDPTISFDDLATIRDMWPGKIVVKGVQNVPDAVKLIDMGVDGLVLSNHGGRQLDRAPIPFRLLPQVVKEVGSDATVMVDTGIMNGQDIVASIALGAKFTLVGRAYLYGLMAGGREGVDRMIQILSSEIRRTMALLGVSSIEELEARHVTQLTRLVPVR; encoded by the coding sequence ATGGTACAGAGGCAGCTCCCGAATCCCGCTGACGTGCTCGAGTATCTGAAAATTCGGAAGCCGGAGCTCGGCAAGAGTGCGCGGCTGAAAAAGGCCCTCACGGTCTACGACCTGCGCCGAATCGCCCAGCGACGCACGCCCGCCGCAGCCTTCGACTACACGGACGGCGCAGCCGACCAGGAACTGTCGTTGCAGCGCGCACGCCAGGCCTTCGAAGATATCGAGTTCCACCCCGACATCCTTCGACCCGCCGAACACGTCGACACGACGACGGAGATTCTGGGCGGCACATCGGCGTTGCCCTTCGGTATCGCGCCGACCGGTTTCACGCGTCTGATGCAGACGGAGGGGGAGACCGCGGGAGCCGGAGCCGCCGGCGCGGCCGGAATTCCGTTCACGCTCTCCACTCTGGGAACAACCTCTATTGAGGACGTGAAGAAGGCGAATCCGGCGGGCCGTAACTGGTTCCAGCTCTACGTTCTTCGTGACCGCGAGGTCTCCTACGGACTGGTCCAGCGCGCAGCCGAGGCCGGATTCGACACCCTCCAGTTCACGGTCGATACCCCGATCGCCGGAAACCGTATGCGCGACAGTCGCAACGGTTTTTCGATTCCGCCGGCGCTCACGGTCAAGACGATTCTCGATGCGATGCCTCGCCCGTGGTGGTGGTACGACTTCCTGACCACGCCGAAGCTTGAGTTTGCGTCGCTGACGTCCACGGGTGGAACGGTGGGGGAGCTTATTGGTCAGGCGATGGACCCGACGATTAGCTTCGACGACCTCGCGACGATCCGCGACATGTGGCCGGGGAAGATCGTCGTCAAGGGCGTGCAGAACGTCCCCGACGCCGTGAAGCTCATCGATATGGGCGTTGACGGTCTTGTTCTCTCCAACCACGGCGGGCGCCAGCTGGACCGTGCCCCAATCCCGTTCCGCCTCCTGCCGCAGGTCGTTAAAGAAGTGGGCAGCGATGCGACGGTGATGGTCGACACCGGCATCATGAACGGCCAGGACATCGTGGCGTCCATCGCTCTCGGAGCAAAGTTCACGCTCGTCGGACGCGCATATCTCTACGGACTCATGGCGGGCGGACGAGAGGGCGTCGATCGGATGATCCAGATTCTCTCGTCAGAAATTCGCCGCACGATGGCGCTTCTCGGGGTCTCGTCGATCGAAGAGCTGGAGGCGCGTCACGTGACACAGCTCACCCGTCTCGTGCCCGTGAGGTGA
- a CDS encoding FadR/GntR family transcriptional regulator, giving the protein MAEQPKAWRTVLDHVERRLRDGSLGPGDRLPGERDLAADLGVGRSSVREAVRVLEVMGVIRTATGSGPRAGAIVTTSAGSGVAQVLGLHAAAQAFAFGDVVDTRLVLEQDVVRMLAERRTPTGAAEEILAAMDHPDLDPAEFLALDAQFHNALAEATGNAVISTIMTGLRAAIETYVQAGAGEIRDWSAMRARLQEEHRGVIAAIHAGESGVARDRIHDHISGYYAATQHTEE; this is encoded by the coding sequence ATGGCAGAGCAGCCAAAAGCGTGGCGCACTGTGCTCGATCACGTTGAGCGTCGTCTCCGTGATGGCTCGCTCGGACCGGGGGACCGCCTGCCCGGTGAGCGCGACCTTGCCGCCGACCTCGGCGTTGGGCGGTCGAGCGTTCGCGAGGCCGTGCGCGTTCTGGAGGTGATGGGCGTGATCCGCACGGCAACAGGCTCGGGCCCGCGCGCGGGGGCCATTGTCACAACGTCCGCCGGAAGCGGCGTTGCCCAGGTCCTCGGGCTACACGCAGCGGCGCAGGCCTTCGCTTTCGGGGACGTCGTCGATACGCGACTCGTTCTGGAACAGGACGTTGTTCGGATGCTCGCCGAGCGGCGGACACCAACGGGTGCTGCCGAAGAGATCCTCGCTGCGATGGACCACCCGGATCTTGACCCGGCGGAGTTTCTTGCTCTCGACGCACAGTTCCACAACGCGCTGGCGGAGGCCACGGGAAATGCCGTGATCAGCACCATCATGACGGGACTGCGCGCCGCCATCGAGACCTACGTGCAGGCGGGAGCCGGCGAAATCCGCGACTGGAGCGCGATGCGCGCGCGCCTGCAGGAGGAACATCGCGGAGTCATCGCCGCGATTCACGCGGGGGAGTCGGGCGTCGCCCGCGACCGCATTCACGACCACATCTCCGGCTACTATGCCGCGACGCAACACACGGAGGAATGA
- a CDS encoding dihydrodipicolinate synthase family protein: MKIAGLSAFPLTPLVDDRLDEESFAAQIVRLARSGVDSIGALGSTGSCVYLSREERHRAIEIAAEMSEGVPLIAGIGAVSTSHVIQHAADAQLAGADALLLAPVSYQPLTEDDVYGLYADVTSATDLPVVVYDNPRTTGFSFSHELYGRVAQLPNVVSIKIPGVPEDPTTARAHVDAIRAIIPSHVTIGVSGDAFAAAGLQAGCDAWYSVLAGTLPEPALRITRAAHRGDDAAATAECARLQPLWDLFAQHGGSIRVVAAIAEHVGRAQRSCLPKPLLGLDDEAREDVTHVITDLGLVP; this comes from the coding sequence ATGAAGATCGCGGGACTCAGCGCCTTTCCCCTCACTCCTCTCGTCGACGATCGCCTCGACGAAGAATCGTTTGCCGCCCAGATTGTGCGCCTCGCGCGCAGCGGCGTGGACTCGATCGGCGCGCTCGGCTCCACCGGCTCCTGCGTGTACCTATCTCGCGAAGAACGGCACCGAGCGATCGAAATCGCCGCCGAGATGTCGGAGGGCGTTCCCCTCATCGCCGGAATCGGCGCCGTTAGCACATCACACGTCATCCAGCACGCCGCAGACGCCCAGCTGGCGGGCGCGGATGCCCTGCTCCTCGCTCCCGTGTCGTACCAGCCGCTCACGGAGGACGACGTATACGGGCTGTACGCAGACGTCACCAGCGCAACGGATCTGCCCGTTGTCGTCTACGACAACCCGCGCACAACCGGCTTCTCCTTCTCACACGAGCTATACGGGCGAGTCGCCCAGCTCCCGAACGTCGTCTCCATCAAGATCCCGGGCGTCCCCGAAGACCCCACCACCGCTCGCGCGCATGTCGACGCGATCCGCGCCATCATCCCCTCACACGTGACGATCGGGGTCTCCGGAGATGCCTTCGCCGCAGCCGGACTGCAGGCGGGTTGTGATGCCTGGTACTCGGTGCTCGCGGGAACGCTTCCCGAACCCGCCCTGCGCATCACCCGCGCCGCCCACCGCGGCGACGATGCGGCAGCAACGGCAGAGTGCGCCCGGTTGCAACCCCTGTGGGATCTCTTCGCCCAGCACGGCGGCAGCATCCGCGTCGTCGCCGCGATCGCCGAACACGTCGGGCGTGCCCAGAGGTCGTGTCTGCCGAAACCGCTGCTCGGGCTCGACGACGAGGCGCGGGAGGACGTCACCCACGTCATCACTGACCTCGGCCTGGTTCCGTAG
- a CDS encoding VOC family protein has translation MPIDDMPGPPDWVMHGQLDLEGGITLMAADGPATRSSGNVDICLYGEDTSEMEAIFTQLSDDADVTLPFAPAPWGNMFGQLVDKFGIGWMLEGGPAPE, from the coding sequence ATGCCCATTGATGATATGCCGGGCCCGCCAGACTGGGTGATGCACGGCCAGCTCGACCTCGAAGGCGGCATCACGCTGATGGCGGCCGACGGCCCCGCAACACGATCGTCCGGCAACGTCGATATCTGCCTGTACGGCGAGGACACGTCCGAGATGGAGGCGATCTTCACACAGCTGTCAGACGACGCAGACGTCACGCTTCCGTTCGCGCCCGCCCCCTGGGGCAACATGTTCGGTCAGCTCGTCGACAAGTTCGGAATCGGCTGGATGCTGGAAGGCGGCCCGGCACCCGAGTAG
- the galE gene encoding UDP-glucose 4-epimerase GalE: MRVLLAGGAGYVGTHTAIALIEAGHEPVLLDDLSNTSDVVVDRIAEITGTRIPLVIGDAADDTIVEGVFADHGPFEAIIHFAALKAVGESVQKPLAYYANNLDTTYALLRVGLAQGIRSIVFSSTGTVYSDPADLPFTEDATRNLVELSNPYSKSKLMNEVALTDVQTANPELNVTLLRYFNPVGAHASGLVGEDPKGIPNNLMPFVARVAVGSLPEIGVFGDDYDTPDGTGQRDYIHVVDLAEGHVAALENAQPGVSSYNLGTGNPVSVLQLIASFEKAIGRELPKAMKPRRAGDLAATYCTPAKAEAELGWKATRTIDDMTRDVWNWQQKNPSGYAG, translated from the coding sequence ATGCGCGTACTTCTTGCCGGCGGCGCCGGTTATGTCGGAACCCACACAGCCATCGCCCTCATCGAAGCGGGTCATGAACCGGTTCTGCTGGACGATCTGTCGAACACCAGCGACGTTGTCGTCGACAGAATCGCGGAGATCACCGGAACCCGCATTCCGCTTGTCATCGGAGATGCAGCGGACGACACGATCGTCGAGGGCGTTTTCGCCGATCACGGGCCCTTCGAAGCGATTATTCACTTCGCCGCCCTCAAAGCTGTTGGTGAGTCAGTGCAGAAGCCCCTGGCCTACTATGCGAACAACCTCGACACCACCTACGCGCTGTTGCGTGTGGGGCTGGCGCAGGGCATCCGGTCGATCGTGTTCTCGTCAACCGGCACCGTGTACTCGGACCCGGCGGATCTGCCGTTCACCGAGGATGCCACCCGCAACCTCGTCGAGCTGTCAAATCCGTACTCGAAGTCGAAGCTGATGAACGAGGTGGCCCTCACCGACGTGCAGACCGCGAACCCCGAGCTCAACGTCACGCTGCTGCGCTACTTCAACCCGGTCGGCGCGCACGCGTCGGGGCTGGTCGGAGAAGACCCGAAGGGCATCCCGAACAACCTGATGCCCTTCGTCGCGCGTGTCGCCGTTGGCTCGCTACCCGAGATCGGCGTTTTCGGCGACGACTACGACACCCCGGACGGAACCGGTCAGCGTGACTACATTCACGTTGTCGACCTTGCGGAGGGTCACGTCGCCGCCCTGGAAAACGCGCAGCCGGGCGTGTCATCGTACAACCTCGGAACGGGAAACCCCGTCAGCGTTCTTCAGTTGATCGCGTCTTTCGAAAAGGCCATCGGTCGCGAGCTTCCCAAGGCGATGAAGCCGCGCCGCGCAGGCGATCTCGCTGCCACATACTGCACGCCGGCAAAGGCTGAGGCGGAGCTGGGGTGGAAGGCCACCCGCACAATCGACGATATGACGCGCGATGTGTGGAACTGGCAGCAGAAGAACCCTTCCGGCTACGCCGGCTGA